The Buchnera aphidicola (Cinara tujafilina) genome has a window encoding:
- the rplO gene encoding 50S ribosomal protein L15 — MYLNTLSLSLNNRKQKKRICRGIGSGFGKTGGRGHKGQKSRAGGKVRRGFEGGQTPLYRRIPKFGFISKKQRITAEVRTSELLKIKEKIDITLDVLKNLILSKKTIKFVKIIYSGNIFSPISISGLKVTKGARIIIESAGGCIK, encoded by the coding sequence ATGTATCTAAATACTTTATCTTTATCGTTAAATAATCGTAAACAAAAAAAAAGAATTTGCCGTGGAATAGGTTCTGGATTTGGAAAAACGGGAGGTCGTGGTCATAAAGGACAAAAATCTAGAGCAGGAGGAAAAGTTCGTCGTGGTTTTGAAGGAGGGCAAACACCATTATATAGACGAATACCAAAATTTGGATTTATATCTAAAAAACAAAGAATTACTGCTGAAGTCAGAACATCAGAACTCTTAAAAATTAAAGAAAAAATTGATATTACATTAGATGTTTTAAAAAATTTAATATTATCAAAAAAAACAATAAAATTTGTTAAAATTATTTATTCTGGAAATATTTTTTCACCAATATCTATTTCAGGTTTAAAAGTAACAAAAGGTGCTCGTATTATCATTGAATCTGCAGGTGGTTGCATTAAATAA
- the rplF gene encoding 50S ribosomal protein L6, protein MSRVAKLPINIPKSISISLSDIPVITITGHLGLLKYRIHKCIKINYKKNMLFVTHNHISESYGWMQAGTCRSILQNMIFGVTNGYTKKLQLFGVGYRVTLEHTNILKLFLGFSHPIIYYLPKYITVDVLSNTELSLTGVNKQLVGQVAANIRAYRVPEPYKGKGIRYFHEKVIIKEAKKK, encoded by the coding sequence ATGTCTCGAGTCGCAAAATTACCTATTAATATACCTAAATCTATTTCAATATCTTTGAGCGATATACCTGTAATTACTATTACAGGTCATTTAGGATTATTAAAATATCGTATACATAAATGTATTAAAATAAATTATAAAAAAAATATGTTATTTGTTACTCATAATCATATATCAGAATCGTATGGTTGGATGCAAGCAGGTACATGTCGTTCAATTTTACAAAATATGATTTTTGGAGTTACAAATGGGTATACTAAAAAATTACAGTTATTTGGTGTAGGTTATCGTGTAACTTTAGAGCATACTAACATATTAAAATTATTTCTCGGTTTCTCGCATCCTATTATATATTATTTACCAAAATATATTACGGTAGATGTGTTATCTAATACGGAACTTTCTTTAACCGGTGTAAATAAACAATTAGTAGGACAGGTTGCTGCTAATATAAGAGCATATCGTGTTCCAGAACCCTATAAAGGTAAAGGAATTCGTTATTTTCATGAAAAAGTAATAATTAAAGAGGCAAAAAAGAAATAA
- the rplR gene encoding 50S ribosomal protein L18, which yields MKGQVNKNSSRMRRYMKLRKKIQLKSLFRLIIHRSSKHIYAQIISNENARVITCASTLEKNHFNIAKIYTGNKISARLVGELIAKRALLKGIKKVSFDRSGFKYHGRIKSLAESARSFGLIF from the coding sequence ATGAAAGGTCAGGTGAATAAAAATTCTTCACGTATGCGGCGTTATATGAAATTAAGAAAAAAAATTCAATTAAAATCGCTTTTTCGTTTAATTATTCATCGTAGCTCTAAGCATATATATGCACAAATTATTTCGAATGAAAATGCAAGAGTAATAACGTGTGCGTCAACTTTAGAAAAAAATCATTTTAATATAGCAAAAATATATACTGGAAATAAAATATCTGCACGTTTAGTAGGTGAATTAATTGCTAAACGTGCTTTATTAAAAGGAATTAAAAAAGTTTCTTTTGACCGTTCTGGTTTTAAATATCATGGTCGCATTAAATCATTAGCTGAATCAGCTCGTTCATTCGGCTTAATATTTTAA
- the rpsK gene encoding 30S ribosomal protein S11, giving the protein MKIGLLNNGKNKNITFKKRVKRQIIDGIAHIHASFNNTIVTITDRQGHTLGWATSGGSGFRGSRKSTPFAAQVAAERCADIVKEYGIKNLEIMVKGPGPGRESTIRALNTVGFRITNITDITPIPHNGCRPPKKRRV; this is encoded by the coding sequence ATGAAGATAGGGTTACTAAATAATGGTAAAAACAAAAACATTACATTTAAAAAAAGAGTTAAAAGGCAAATTATTGATGGTATCGCTCATATACATGCATCATTTAATAATACAATTGTCACAATTACTGATCGTCAAGGTCATACATTAGGTTGGGCTACTTCAGGCGGTTCAGGGTTTAGAGGATCGCGAAAATCAACGCCTTTTGCAGCACAAGTTGCAGCCGAAAGATGCGCTGATATTGTAAAAGAATATGGAATAAAAAATTTAGAAATTATGGTAAAAGGTCCTGGTCCGGGACGAGAGTCTACAATTAGAGCATTAAATACTGTTGGGTTTCGTATTACAAATATTACAGATATTACACCCATTCCTCATAATGGTTGTCGTCCACCAAAAAAGCGTCGTGTATAA
- the rpmJ gene encoding 50S ribosomal protein L36, which translates to MKVRASVKKICRDCKIVRRKNVIRVICNNYPKHKQRQG; encoded by the coding sequence ATGAAAGTTAGGGCATCTGTTAAAAAAATATGTCGTGATTGTAAAATTGTACGACGTAAAAATGTTATTCGTGTAATTTGTAATAATTACCCAAAACATAAACAAAGGCAAGGGTAG
- the rpmD gene encoding 50S ribosomal subunit protein L30, whose translation MKQIIIKQIKSIIGRIPKHKSTIKGLGLRYIGDIVIREDTPSIRGMIKKVYYMIQIKEKEKRCI comes from the coding sequence ATGAAACAAATAATTATTAAACAAATCAAAAGTATAATTGGAAGGATTCCTAAACATAAATCTACAATTAAAGGTTTAGGTTTGCGTTATATTGGTGATATTGTAATTCGTGAAGATACTCCTTCTATTAGAGGGATGATAAAAAAAGTTTATTATATGATTCAAATAAAAGAGAAGGAAAAAAGATGTATCTAA
- the secY gene encoding preprotein translocase subunit SecY: protein MENINNLKNRIWFLIGAILIFRIGSFIPIPGINVDVLQQFLIQKHNSVLEIFNLFSGGSLSRASIFALGVMPYISASIIIELLTVTCNFLKELKKEGELGRNKINQYTKFITFFLACIQSFSVIIGLPYIPGMKNIIIASGFEFYFPAVISLVTGTIFLMWLGELITEKGLGNGISLIIFSGILSGLPKSIANTIKYIFLHRLSVFYCLLVTIIMVLIIYLVVVIEQSQRNIIVYYARQQQNRHTYSKNSSYLPLKLNMAGVVPVIFSSSIILFPSMIATYFYNICNEKNNFLVFYYLYVLIIFYILFFIFFDYIFLFFYTGLIFNVNDTSDNLKKSGAFLPGIRPGIQTSKYIKKIVLRLTLIGSIYTVFICLTPEIMRYFLCVPFYFGGTSLLIIVVVIIDFITQVQTFIMSTQYKSVLKKAHLYLKT from the coding sequence ATGGAAAATATAAATAATTTAAAAAATAGAATTTGGTTTTTAATTGGAGCAATTTTAATATTTCGAATAGGATCATTTATTCCAATTCCTGGAATTAATGTTGACGTATTACAACAATTTTTAATTCAGAAGCATAATTCTGTTTTAGAAATTTTTAATTTATTTTCTGGAGGTTCTTTAAGTAGGGCATCTATATTTGCATTAGGTGTCATGCCATATATCTCTGCATCTATTATAATTGAATTATTAACTGTAACGTGTAATTTTTTGAAGGAGCTAAAAAAAGAAGGTGAGCTTGGACGAAATAAAATTAATCAGTACACAAAGTTTATTACTTTTTTTTTAGCATGCATTCAATCTTTTAGTGTTATTATTGGTTTACCATATATACCCGGAATGAAAAATATTATAATTGCTTCTGGCTTTGAATTTTATTTTCCTGCAGTAATTAGTTTAGTAACTGGGACTATTTTTCTAATGTGGTTAGGTGAATTAATTACAGAAAAGGGGTTAGGTAATGGTATTTCCTTAATTATTTTTTCTGGTATTTTATCTGGTTTACCAAAATCAATAGCAAATACAATTAAATATATTTTTTTACATCGATTAAGTGTATTTTATTGTTTATTAGTGACCATAATTATGGTATTGATTATTTATTTAGTTGTTGTAATAGAACAAAGTCAGCGTAATATTATTGTCTATTATGCCAGACAACAGCAAAATCGTCATACATATTCAAAAAATAGTAGTTATTTGCCTTTAAAATTAAATATGGCTGGAGTTGTTCCAGTAATTTTTTCATCAAGTATTATTTTATTTCCATCAATGATAGCTACTTATTTTTATAATATTTGTAATGAAAAAAACAATTTTTTAGTTTTTTATTATCTTTACGTCCTAATCATTTTTTATATTTTGTTCTTTATATTTTTTGATTATATTTTTTTGTTTTTTTATACCGGTTTAATTTTTAATGTTAACGATACATCTGATAATTTAAAAAAATCTGGTGCTTTTTTACCTGGAATACGCCCGGGAATACAAACATCTAAATATATTAAAAAAATAGTATTACGGTTAACATTAATTGGATCTATATATACTGTTTTTATTTGTTTAACACCTGAAATCATGCGTTATTTTTTATGTGTTCCATTTTATTTTGGTGGAACGTCTTTATTAATTATAGTTGTTGTTATAATAGATTTTATAACTCAAGTACAAACATTTATTATGTCTACTCAATATAAATCGGTTTTAAAAAAAGCGCATTTATATTTAAAAACATAA
- the rpsH gene encoding 30S ribosomal protein S8: MSIQDPISDMITCIRNGQRANKISITIPFSKLKKNITKVLKSEGYIINYHIYKKTYQVLEIVLKYFKGKPVIENISRVSRPGLRQYCKKKDLPLIMQGLGIAIISTSCGILTDRVARIKNLGGEIICYVE; encoded by the coding sequence ATGAGTATTCAAGATCCAATATCAGATATGATTACATGTATTCGTAATGGACAACGCGCAAATAAAATTTCTATTACTATACCATTTTCTAAATTAAAAAAAAATATTACTAAAGTATTAAAAAGCGAAGGATATATTATAAATTATCATATTTATAAAAAGACATATCAAGTTTTAGAAATAGTATTAAAATATTTTAAAGGTAAACCGGTTATTGAAAATATTTCGCGAGTTAGTCGGCCAGGGTTACGTCAATATTGTAAAAAAAAAGATCTTCCGCTTATTATGCAAGGTTTAGGTATTGCTATTATATCTACATCATGTGGTATTTTAACAGATCGTGTTGCACGTATAAAAAATTTAGGCGGAGAAATAATATGTTATGTGGAATAA
- the rpsM gene encoding 30S ribosomal protein S13, with translation MTRIAGINIPIHKHLSIALTSIYGIGISRSRKICFAVNIAPNIKVNKLNDQEIEKLRIIISKLVVEGDLRRENKMSIKRLMDLGCYRGLRHRKHLPARGQRTKTNARTCKGPRKLIKNKDE, from the coding sequence GTGACTCGTATTGCTGGTATTAATATTCCTATTCATAAACATTTATCTATTGCATTAACTTCAATTTATGGAATTGGAATTTCACGTTCTAGAAAAATTTGTTTTGCAGTTAATATAGCACCAAATATTAAAGTAAATAAATTAAATGATCAAGAAATTGAAAAATTACGTATAATTATTTCAAAACTTGTTGTTGAAGGAGATTTACGTCGTGAAAATAAAATGAGTATTAAAAGACTTATGGATCTTGGTTGTTATCGCGGTTTACGTCATCGAAAACACCTTCCTGCACGTGGACAAAGAACTAAAACGAATGCACGTACATGTAAAGGGCCTAGAAAATTAATAAAAAATAAAGATGAATGA
- the rpsE gene encoding 30S ribosomal protein S5 encodes MNFETKGLHSELKEKLIAVNRVSKTVKGGRIFSFTALTVVGNSNGRVGFGYGKAREVPSAIQKAMEQARKNMIQIPLFKKTIQHSVIGIHTSSKVFMKPASEGTGIIAGGAMRFILDVVGIHDILAKIYGSTNPINVVRATINGLKKIRSPEIISRKRNKPIKLFL; translated from the coding sequence ATGAATTTTGAAACAAAAGGATTACATAGTGAATTAAAGGAAAAATTAATTGCAGTAAATCGAGTTTCTAAAACAGTAAAAGGAGGGCGAATATTTTCTTTTACAGCATTAACCGTAGTAGGCAATAGTAATGGTAGAGTTGGTTTTGGTTATGGAAAAGCACGTGAAGTGCCTTCTGCTATTCAAAAAGCTATGGAACAGGCAAGAAAAAATATGATTCAAATACCTTTGTTTAAAAAAACGATACAACATTCTGTGATAGGTATTCATACTAGTTCAAAGGTGTTTATGAAACCAGCATCTGAGGGGACAGGAATTATTGCGGGAGGTGCTATGCGTTTTATTTTAGATGTTGTAGGTATACATGATATTTTAGCTAAAATATATGGTTCAACCAATCCTATTAATGTTGTGCGAGCAACGATAAATGGATTAAAAAAAATTCGATCTCCAGAAATTATTTCGCGCAAAAGAAATAAACCAATTAAATTATTTTTATAA